GCGCAGTGCATGAGGGGAAGGATTCATTTCCAAGCGAGTTTAGCCCTTTTGCCCATTCTAGCCAAGGATGGTGAGATTGGAGAATTTGGCCAGCAGTTTCTTGCGGTCGCCGCTTTGGAAGGAGACGGTGATCTTGCGATCGTCGGCGCCGCCCTCGCAGGCTTGGATGGTTCCGAGGCCGAAGACCGGGTGCTTGACCCGAGCCCCGACCTTGTAGGGATTGGAGGGGTCTTCGCGCGGAGCCGGGGCCGCCGGCCGGGAAACGAAGCCGCGGCGGCTGCGAAAATCGTCGTCGAAATCCTCGTCCTCGTTGGGATCCCAACGGTCCGACGGCGGCGGAGCGATCCGCTCGACCAGCTCGGAGGGGACGTTTTCCAAGAAACGCGAAGGCAGGTTGAATTGCTCGTTGCCGAAAACCCGGCGCCGCTCGGCATGGCAGAGGAAGAGCCGCCGCCGGGCCCGGGTCATCCCGACGTAGGTCAGGCGCCGCTCCTCGTCCATCTCCTCCGGCGTGTCAAGCGAGCGGACGTGCGGCAGAAGCCCCTCCTCCATGCCGACGAAGAAGACCACGTCGAACTCGAGGCCTTTCGCCAAATGGAGGGTCATCAAGGGCAAGGCCTGGCTCTTGTCATCGAGCCGATCGATGTCGCTGATCAGCGAAACCTGATCGAGAAATCCGGCCAGGCTCGGCTCGGGTTGGGAAGCCTCGTAATCGGCGACGACGTTGACCAATTCCTCGAGGTTCTCGATTCGGCCCTCGGCCTCTAGGGTGTCCTCGCGTCGCAGCTCTTCGAGATAGCCGGTGCGCTCGAGCAGCGATTGAACGAAGTGAGAGAGCTTTCCCTTTGTGGCCGCCGTTTGGCCATTCTCGAGCAAGACCTTCAAGTTTTGGAGAAGCTGGTGAAACTCGGCGATCTTTTTGGCGGTGGCACCGGCGACCCCGGCCTCGGCGGCTCGCGGCAAGGCCTCGAGCAGGGTGATGCCCTGCTGGGCCGCGAAGGCTTCGAGCTTCTCCAAAGTCACCTTGCCGATGCCCCGGCCCGGAACATTAATGATACGCCGGAGGTGGAGGCCGTCGGCCGGGTTGGCCAAGACCCAAAGATAGCTCAGGATGTCCTTGATCTCGGTCCGGTCGTAGAAGCGGACGCCGCCGTAAATGACGTAGGGCAAATTGCGCCGCCGAAGCTCGTCTTCGAAGACTCGGGATTGGGCATTGGTCCGGTAAAAAATCGCGAAATCGGAAAGCTTCCGGCCCTCGGCCGCCCGGAGCTTCTCGATCTGGCCGACGACGAAGGCCGCCTCGTCCTTGTCGGTCCGGCCGGTAAATTGGACGATCCTTTCGCCCTCCTCGTTCTCGGTCCAAAGGGTCTTGGCCTTGCGGGCCGCGATGTGGCGGACCACCTCGCCGGCGGCCTTGAGGATGTTCTTGGTCGAACGGTAATTCTGCTCGAGCTTGATCACCGTCGAGTTGGGAAAGTCCTTCTCGAAGTCGAGGATATTGCGGACGTCGGCCCCCCGCCAGCGGTAGATCGATTGGTCGTCGTCGCCGACCACGCAGAGATTGCGTCGCTCGCCGGCCAAGAGCTTGATGAGCCGGTACTGGGCATGGTTGGTGTCCTGGTACTCGTCGACCATTAGGTAATGCAGCCGCTGCTGGTAGGCCCGCAAGACCTCGGGATGACGTTCGAAGAGCCGGACCGGCAGGAGCAGGAGGTCGCCGAAATCGACGGCGTTGTTGTCCTTCAACTTCTTGGCGTAGAGCTTGTAAACCTTGGCCACCTGCTCGTTGAAGAAATCGTCGGAAGGATAATCGTCGGGCTCGATCAGCTCGTTCTTGGCGGCGTCGATCCGGGTCTCGACCGCCCGGGGCGCGAAAATCTTGGGGTTGAGCTGAAGCTCCTCGAGACAGTCCTTGATCAGGCTCATTTGGTCGGAATCGTCGTAGATGACGAAAGTCTCGCCGTAGTCCAGGCGCTGGGCGTGCTGGCGAAGGATTCGCACGCCGGCCGAGTGGAAGGTCGAGATCCAGGTGTCGTCGGCTCTTTGTCCGAGCAAGCCGCCCACCCGCTCCTTCATCTCGCCGGCGGCCTTGTTGGTGAAGGTCACCGCGAAAATGTTCCAGGGGCTGATCCGTTTTTCGCGGATCAAATGGGCGATCCGATGGACCAAGACCCGGGTTTTGCCGCTGCCGGCGCCGGCGAAAAGCAGGAGCGGCCCTTCGGTGCAGAGGACGGCCTCGCGCTGTTCGGGATTCAAATGGTC
The sequence above is a segment of the bacterium genome. Coding sequences within it:
- the pcrA gene encoding DNA helicase PcrA → MNLDHLNPEQREAVLCTEGPLLLFAGAGSGKTRVLVHRIAHLIREKRISPWNIFAVTFTNKAAGEMKERVGGLLGQRADDTWISTFHSAGVRILRQHAQRLDYGETFVIYDDSDQMSLIKDCLEELQLNPKIFAPRAVETRIDAAKNELIEPDDYPSDDFFNEQVAKVYKLYAKKLKDNNAVDFGDLLLLPVRLFERHPEVLRAYQQRLHYLMVDEYQDTNHAQYRLIKLLAGERRNLCVVGDDDQSIYRWRGADVRNILDFEKDFPNSTVIKLEQNYRSTKNILKAAGEVVRHIAARKAKTLWTENEEGERIVQFTGRTDKDEAAFVVGQIEKLRAAEGRKLSDFAIFYRTNAQSRVFEDELRRRNLPYVIYGGVRFYDRTEIKDILSYLWVLANPADGLHLRRIINVPGRGIGKVTLEKLEAFAAQQGITLLEALPRAAEAGVAGATAKKIAEFHQLLQNLKVLLENGQTAATKGKLSHFVQSLLERTGYLEELRREDTLEAEGRIENLEELVNVVADYEASQPEPSLAGFLDQVSLISDIDRLDDKSQALPLMTLHLAKGLEFDVVFFVGMEEGLLPHVRSLDTPEEMDEERRLTYVGMTRARRRLFLCHAERRRVFGNEQFNLPSRFLENVPSELVERIAPPPSDRWDPNEDEDFDDDFRSRRGFVSRPAAPAPREDPSNPYKVGARVKHPVFGLGTIQACEGGADDRKITVSFQSGDRKKLLAKFSNLTILG